TACACTTAAGCCTATTAAACTGGTAGATGATGTTGATATTTCACAAGAGTTATTAATGAAATACGCTTGGATTCCTTTAACCTATTCAAGCTCAGGTGAACTTATAGTGGACGTTGTTGACTCAAAGGTTGTGGTTCATCGGTTTAATGCTACTGAATTATTACTATCCTTTGTAGATGTTAGAACAGGTCAAGAGACTTCTGAAGCGGATACTATCTATTATAATGATAAGAACCAACCAATTGAAAAATATAAAGATTTGGATATATTTACTTATAAGCTACAAGACAAGATATTGGAACAGCAGGTTCTGTTTTCATCGAAAAAAAAATCAGATCCAACTTATATGGAGTTAAGCATAGTTGATGGTTTATTAGTGATGTTTCCACATGATGATTATTCTCATAAGAAAGAACGACAACTCATCTTACAACCTGTAGAAATAAAGCTAAAATGACTCCGAGAACAAACGAGGTCCTGTAAAAAATCAAAACTCGGTGTTTTAACGCTTAGAATTTGAGGGGATTGAAGTGAAGTAGCTGCTTTTTTTTCGCTGTTTATTCGTTTAACTTATCAAATATTTTAGAGTCTGATGGAAAAGTTTAATAAAAAAATGTCTGTAGAAGAACTTTTGAGTTCTTCTCTAGACATTTTTTATTGCTCAAGAATAATTTGTCATGATTATGCTAAATTTAAATACGGTACAACAAGATAATTTTGTATAGCGACCAAAATCAATAAATGTAGAGGATAAAAGCAATAAAAAAAATATTTCCACTGTCTGCCACGTTTTCCGTTATAAAAATAGATAGGTACAAAGGCAACTGGACCAAAAAAGCTATTTTGTAAAACAATCAATGCTCCAACTAGACATTTTGAAATAGGAAAATGCCTTAACAGATACAGAGCAACGATTAGCAATACACCAACCCAACCACCATAATCGGTATGTAAGGATTCAGCGAATAAAATACCAAAACTAATCATCATAATGGCTAAAAGAAGATTCTTTACCGAAAAAATGGTTAGTTTTTCTAAACCCATAATGACTAATAAACCGATAAATAAAGTGAAAAAAACATTTTGTTGCTCAAAATCAAAAAGTTTCTGAGAAAAAGCTAAATCATAGGGAATTTCAGAGATCAGAGCGAAAATAGCTAAACGAAATCCGTATTTTATAGTGTTTGATGTATGTAAAAAACCTTCTACAAGTAAAAAACAAAAAATTGGGAAAGCTAATCGACCAATTGTTATAAATAAAGGAAAAATGGATTGAATGAAAAGAAGTATTTCATTCGGTTCTGTCACATAAGGAACAGCTGACGTTGCAGGTGTTTGAAAATAGATGATTTTTGCTGAATGATCTAAAAGCATAGCAACAATAGCTAGCCATTTTAACTGGCTACCGGAAACGTAATTTCTTGTGTTCAAAACAATGCCCCTTTCATAAGTTTTTTGTGATATATTATTTTATCATATAATAGTCTGATGATAAATGTGGATTGTTTAGGTGGATTTTAACGATTGTTATTTGTCTGATAGTCTTGTAAAATAATAGTCAAAAGCTTACGTCAGATGGCACGTTTGAACTGCTAGGAGGTTCAGTATTGGAAGAGGCGAATGAAAAAATCAAGCATGATTTAGATTATTATAAATCAGGAATCAAGCAATTATATGTAAGAAGTTATCAACTCTATATGATGGGATTAATAGCTATTATGCTTTTGACAGCATTAGGGATTGGCGGTGTTGCTTCTTTTTTACGTATATTATTGATAGTACTGTTTATTATAGAAATCGCAGGACTTATTTATTTATTACGTTTTTTAAAAGAAGAGACTTTTGAAGAATATTTTCAAACAATTTATCCTAAACTAGCGGAAACATTCCCAGCAATGATAGAAGGAAAGCCTCAAGAAGATAATCAAGCGTATTATTTTTTGGATAGCCAGAGTGAGTTAATCAAGCTAAACAAAAGAAATATTCGAAATTTCCCTTCAACGATGAGACAATTTACATTACTAGTTGGTTTCAATTTTGAAATGGATTTTGAACAACCACTTCATTTCTATTATTATGACATTACCAACATTACACATTCAGAAAGCTACAAAAAAGAACTATTGAAAAGTACGAATTTTCTGATTAAAAGAAGAAATAGAAGACTGAAAAACATGATAGTGATGCTAATTGGTATTGTGTTTGTTAGTATCATTTTATATGTTTATGGAACCTCTTTTTTTCAATAAGCTTCCTACTTACAAAAAAGCGAATATGAATAAGATAAATCAGCTTGCCCTTTATTTCCTTCTGGTTCCAAGTTAACTTTCAGGACGGATGTTGACAGTAAAAATAAACCAAGCTGAAAATAGATTATTTTCAGAATCTAAAAAAAAACTATTTTTTTCTTTTGACAATTGTAAAAATATGAACTATGATGGGTAAGGATTAAGAACTGAATAATTGTTAGGTGAGGCTCCTATTTGGACATATGCTGCTGCCGCGAAAGAATCGAGAGACTCTTAGTTGGTTGAACAGGAATGATCGTGAAGGTTATTCATAACGTAGCTGATAAGAAATTATCTACGCCCTATAGTGCTAAAGCTCAACGATAGAGAACCTTTTATTTAAGTTGCTATTTTACGCACACTCTATTGTTGAGTGTGCGTTTTGCTTTGCTGTGAATCACAGCGACTGGCTCAGCCAGAGCTGATGATGAACAGTACTTGGCGACCAAAGGGAGCGAAGTTCCGCAAAAAAAAGCAAACAGTCAGAATGAAAACAAAATCAAAAATCCCAAAAGCTGCCAATGCTAAGAATAGAAGGAATGCGATTGGCAGTGCCAGAGCTGATAAACAGCACTAGAAGTTTCAGTAGAGCATTATTTCTTCAAAACACTTTCTACCTAACATTATCAATAATCCATCGTTTAAAAATAAAAAAAGAGAGGAAGAGACACATGGAAGACCCCAGTCATTTAAAAAACAAAATAAATGTAGTCTTCATCTTGAAAGCGATGGAATCGGAGTAACTTACTTTTTTCCTTCCTTTGACAAGATGGAGCACGTTCAAGGAGGAAAAGAAAATGATGAACAAAAAAATAACTGATATGAAAAAAACAACAAAAGATCAAGAATTAAGAAAATTAGCGATACTGTCAGAACGAGAATTAATGATGGAACTGCGTACTTCGGAAAAAGGTTTATCTGAAGAAGATGCGAAACAACGTTTAGAAGAATTTGGCTCAAATGAAGTATCTGCACAAAAACCGACGCCAGCGGTTATTATGTTTTTAGAAGCGTTTAAAGATCCATTTGTCTATGTGCTGGCTCTATTGATGGTTGTTTCAGCTGCTACAAAAGATTTTGAAGCAGCAATTGTTATGGGAACTATGATTTTAGCTAGTGTTATTATTGCTTTTATTCAAGAGTACCGTTCTCAAAAAGCAAGTTTGAATCTAAAAGAACTCATCGAAAATACAGCAGCAGTGACGCGAGCTGGGCAAACCAAAGAGATTCCGATGGATGAAGTGGTGCCAGGGGACATCGTAACACTGGCAACAGGAGATATGATTCCAGCAGATGCTGTGTTGATTTGGACAAAAGATTTATTCATCAATCAATCTTCTTTAACTGGAGAATCAATGCCAGTTGAAAAATTTGTGGATGCAGGTATTGATAAAAATTCAGAATCTGTTTCAGCTTTGGATATGCAGGACTTGGTCTTTATGGGAACGGATGTATTGAGCGGGCAGGGAAAAGCAATCATTTTGAAAACAGGTCAAAATACCTTTTTCGGTGATATAGCTAAAAATGCTACAACACAACGTGGAAAAACGTCGTTTGACATTGGGTTGTCTAAAGTTAGTAAATTTTTACTGCGGATGGTCATGATTTTATTTCCAATCGTATTTTTAATCAATGGTCTTACCAAAGGCGAATGGGGCGAAGCGTTTTTCTTTGCGATTGCTGTAGCAGTTGGGTTGACTCCAGAAATGTTGCCAATGATTGTAACAAGTAATTTGGCAAAAGGGGCGCTAAGTCTTTCTAAGCATAAAGTGATAGTGAAAGAATTACCTTCTATTCAAAATTTAGGCAGTATGGATATTCTTTGTACAGATAAAACTGGAACAATTACTGAGGATAGAGTTGTTTTAGTACAGCACTTAGATCCAATAGGGGAAATCAATAATCAAGTATTAGATATGGCCTTTTTAAATTCTTATTATCAAACAGGTTGGAAAAACTTGATGGATATTGCTGTGATTAATTTTTATGAAGAAAATCACAATCAAAGTCCCTATCACTCAGTAACAAAATTAGATGAAATTCCTTTTGACTTTTCCCGCCGTCGTTTAACAGTCGTTGTCCATGCCGATGGTCATCAATTTATGATCACAAAAGGTGCTGTTGAAGAAATGGAAGCTGTTTGTACGCATGCTGAAATCAATGGAGAAATCGTTCCATTAACACCGGAATTGCAAAAAAGGATGCGGGAAGTAAATATTCGCATGAATAAACAAGGAATGCGGGCACTTGCTGTAGCGGTGAAAAAAGACGTGCATAGTGAAGCTGTTTATAGCGTGGATGATGAACAAGGAATGACGTTAATCGGTTTTATGGGCTTTTTAGATCCAGCAAAAAAATCAGCAATCACTGCAATCAAGTCTTTGCATGAACATGGTGTAAATGTAAAAGTTTTAACTGGAGACAATGATATTGTTGCTAAAAAAGTGTGTAGCGATGTTGGAATTGAAGTATCTCATGTCGTGCTTGGATCAGAGATCGACAGTATGTCCGACGAACAAATGAAAAAAGAAGTCGAAAAAACCAATTTATTTGCTAAATTGAATCCGATGCAAAAATCTCGAATCATTGAAACTTTGCAAGGAAATGGTCATACGGTCGGTTTTATGGGGGATGGAATCAATGATGCACCGGCACTTCGTAAAGCCGATGTTGGAATTTCTGTTGATACAGCAGCCGATATTACCAAAGATGCTAGTTCGATCATTTTACTAGAAAAAAGTTTGAATGTTCTAGAAGATGGCGTAATCGAAGGGCGAAAAGTTTTTAGTAATATGATGAAATACATTAAAATTACAATCAGTTCTAATTTTGGGAACGTGTTCTCGATTTTGATGGCAAGTGCTTTTCTGCCATTTTTACCAATGCTATCTATTCAGTTACTGATTCAAAATTTGATCTATGATATCGCACAATTAGCTATTCCTTGGGATAAGGTGGACGAAGAAGATTTATTAAAACCGGTCCGTTGGGAAACGAATGGATTGATGAAATTCACATTGTGCATTGGGCCCGTAAGTAGTATTTTCGATATTATGACTTATGCCGTAATGTGGTTTGTATTCAGTGCGAATACGATCGGCAGCCAACATTTATTCCAAACTGGTTGGTTTGTGGTTGGTTTGGTTAGCCAAACGCTGGTTGTTCAAATGGTTCGAACTAGAAAGTTACCATTTCTTCAAAGTATTGCATCCCCTGCTGTTATTCTTTCCAGTTTAGGAGCAATTGGTTTAGGATTATTAATTGTTTTGACACCAATTCGGGAGGTTTTCGACTTTGTGAAACTTCCAGCTAATTATTGGGGCTGGTTCATTTTGATCATTGTACTATATTTAATTACAGTAGAAGTTGCTAAAAGACTGTATATTCACATCACCAAAGAGTGGATTTGATTTTGAAAAAGAGTTTTTAGGGTTTGGCTGAACTGCTCATTTTTATGAAAGATGAGTGTAGTTTTATCATTCTAAATAACGAAAGATTTGTTTCTCTGAAAATATGTTTGTTCGTAATGAACAAAAAAAGATTGACTAAAATAGTTTCATTTCATTTTTTTAAGAACAAAGGCAAATATTACAAAAATTTGCCTTTGTTCTTTTTTATTTTTTTGAAAAAGTCTATGCATTTTTTTAGAAAATAATTTCTAACTTGAATCGTTTCTGTAACATAACAATGTTCAAAGGTACTATAACAGACGATTGTCAACAGATATGTTCATGCATCCTTTTTGTAAAACGGTTTCTTGTTTGTGATTTTTATCACTAACCTTTGGTACGAAAGGATTCGAGTATTTTAATGAATTTTAAAGAATTGCCAACTTTTTACTTGCTCTTTTATCTGTTTAGTGATAATTTGTAAGTGTAGTCGATAAAAAGTAATACAGTTTTTAATGCTGTTTTATTTTTTACGAAATAAAGAAACGTAACAGAGAGGATTGTGTGACAAAATGGCAAAGGCAAAGAAACAAAAACCTATTGACTTTAATGCACTTATGGAAAAAGTCGACGCTGATTTCCCAACATTTCAAATCTTAGATAAAGACGGGAAAATCGTAAACAAAGACGCTGTACCGGATTTATCAGATGACGAACTAGTAGAATTAATGACTCGTATGGTTTGGTCACGTGTATTAGACCAACGTTCAACTGCTTTGAACCGTCAAGGTCGTCTAGGCTTCTTCGCACCAACTGCTGGACAAGAAGCAAGCCAATTAGCAAGTCAATTTGCTATGGAAAAAGAAGATTACTTATTACCAGGTTACCGTGATGTACCTCAATTAGTTCAACACGGCTTACCATTAACAGAAGCTTTTCTTTGGTCTCGTGGACATGTAGCAGGTAACCACTATGCACCAGAATTAAATGCTCTACCACCACAAATCATCATTGGTGCGCAATACATCCAAGCAGCAGGAGTTGCTTTAGGAATGAAAAAACGCGGCAAGAAAAACGTTGTCTTCACTTATACAGGTGATGGCGGTTCTTCACAAGGTGATTTCTATGAAGCAATCAACTTTGCAGGAGCATATCATGCAAATGGTGTGTTCATCATCCAAAACAATGGTTTTGCGATTTCAACACCTCGTGAAAAACAAACAGCGGCTAAAACATTAGCACAAAAAGCAGTAGCAGCGGGAATTCCAGGAATCGTTGTTGACGGAATGGATCCATTAGCAGTGTATGCAATTGCAAAAGAAGCGCGCGAATGGTCTGTAGCAGGAAATGGCCCTGTTTTAATTGAAACATTAACTTACCGTTATGGTCCACATACATTATCAGGTGACGATCCAACTCGTTACCGTTCAAAAGACATGGATGACGAATGGGTACAAAAAGATCCATTGATCCGTTTCCGTAAATATCTTGAAGGCAAAGGCTTATGGTCTGAAGAAAAAGAAAATGAAGTAATCGAAAAAACAAAAGAAGAAATCAAAGTAGCAATTGCAGAAGCTGATAAAGTTCCAAAACAAAAAGTTTCTGATTTCTTGAAAAACATGTTTGAAGTTCAACCTCAAAACATTAAAGAACAAATTGCATTCTACGAAGCGAAGGAGTCGAAATAATCATGGCACAAAAAACAATGATCCAAGCAATTACAGATGCCTTAGCTCTTGAATTAGAGAAAGACGAAAACGTACTGATCTTCGGTGAAGACGTTGGTAAAAACGGCGGAGTTTTCCGTGCAACTGAAGGCTTACAAGAAAAATTTGGCGAAGACCGTGTCTTCGATACTCCTTTAGCAGAATCTGGAATCGGTGGTTTAGCTTTCGGTTTAGCGTTAGAAGGGTACCGTCCAGTTCCTGAAATCCAATTCTTTGGATTCGTATTTGAAGTCTTTGACGAAATCGTTGGTCAAATGGCTCGTACTCGTTACCGTATGGGCGGAACACGTAACATGCCAATTACTGTTCGTGCGCCATTTGGTGGTGGTGTGCATACACCAGAACTTCACTCAGATAACTTGGAAGGGCTAATTGCTCAATCTCCTGGTATCCGTGTGGTTATCCCATCAAACCCATATGATGCAAAAGGACTATTGATTTCTGCAATCAGAAGCAATGACCCTGTTGTTTACCTAGAGCACATGAAACTTTACCGTTCTTTCCGTGAGGAAGTGCCAGATGAAGCGTACGAAGTGCCTTTAGATAAAGCTGCTGTAACTCGTGAAGGTACAGATATTTCTATCATCACTTACGGTGCAATGGTTCGTGAAGCAATCAAAGCTGCTGACAACTTAGCGAAAGACAATATTTCTGCTGAAATCATTGACTTACGTACTGTCGCTCCTTTAGATGTTGAAACAATCATCAAATCAGTAGAAAAAACTGGTCGCGTAGTCGTTGTTCAAGAAGCACAAAAACAAGCTGGCGTTGGCGCTATGGTTGTTTCTGAAATTTCTGAACGCGCAGTATTATCATTAGAAGCGCCAATTGGCCGTGTATCTGCTCCAGATACAATCTTCCCATTTGGACAAGCAGAAAACATTTGGTTGCCAAATGCTAAAGATATCGAAGCGAAAGCTAGAGAAATCGCAGAATTTTAATTAAAAACTAGAATGAAGTTGCTTAAACAGCATACCTAGATTTTCACGTGATTATTTCGTCACGTGGAAATTTAGCGCTGTTGTTTTCCGCAGTTTTCCAGTTAGACAGATATGATAAAGGAAGGGAAGGCTTAAAAAATGGCTTATCAATTTAAATTACCAGATATTGGTGAAGGTATTGCAGAAGGCGAAATCGTAAAATGGTTCGTTAAAGCAGGAGATACCATCAATGAAGATGATACATTATTAGAAGTTCAAAACGATAAATCTGTAGAAGAGATTCCATCTCCTGTTACAGGAACAGTTAAAGCAATCGTAGTACCAGAAGGCACAGTAGCAAACGTTGGAGATGTATTGATCGAAATCGATGCACCAGGGCATCCTGAAAATGATGCAGCACCAGCTGCTCCTGCTCAAGAACAAACGCCTGCTCAACCAGCAGCTACTCCAGAAGCACCAGTAGCTGACAATGGCGGCGGTGTTTTCCAATTTAAATTACCAGATATCGGTGAAGGTATTGCAGAAGGCGAAATCGTAAAATGGTTCGTTAAAGCAGGCGATACAATTAACGAAGATGATACTTTATTGGAAGTTCAAAACGACAAATCTGTTGAAGAAATTCCTTCACCAGTTACAGGTACAGTTAAAAACATCGTTGTTCCAGAAGGTACAGTAGCAAATGTCGGAGATGTATTGATCGAAATCGATGCACCAGGACATAACTCTGCACCAAGTTCAGCTCCAGCACCAAGTGCTCCTGCTCAAACAGAACAAGCAGCACCAGCACCTGCAGCGTCAACAGGCGTAGTAGCAGCGGCTGATCCAAACAAACGTGTCTTGGCTATGCCATCAGTACGCCAATTTGCTCGTGAAAAAGATGTTGATATCACACAAGTTGCGCCAACTGGTAAAGGCGGACGTGTGACAAAAGCAGATATCGAAAGCTTTATCTCAGGCGGCGGACAAGCAGCAGCGCCAGCACAAGCTGAACAAACTGCAGCAACACCACAAGCAACAGCTACAACTGAATCAGCAGCACCAAAAGCGCCTGCTAAACCATTTGTTTCTGATTTAGGCGAAGCTGAAACTCGTGAGAAAATGACTCCAACACGTAAAGCAATTGCTAAAGCGATGGTTAACAGTAAACATACTGCACCACACGTTACATTGCATGACGAAGTTGAAGTATCTAAATTATGGGATCATCGTAAGAAATTTAAAGATGTTGCTGCTGCAAACGGCACAAAATTAACATTCTTACCATACGTTGTGAAAGCATTGACAGCAACAGTTCAAAAATTCCCAATCTTGAATGCATCAATTGATGATGCCGCTCAAGAAATCGTTTATAAAAACTACTATAACATTGGTATCGCAACAGATACTGATCATGGTTTATATGTACCAAACGTTAAAAATGCGAACACTAAGAGTATGTTTGCAATCGCTGATGAAATCAACGAAAAAGCAGCTCTTGCAATTGAAGGCAAATTAACTGGTGCGGATATGCGTGATGGTTCTATCACAATCAGTAATATTGGTTCAGTTGGTGGCGGCTGGTTCACACCAGTTATCAACTACCCTGAAGTTGCTATTTT
The DNA window shown above is from Enterococcus sp. 4G2_DIV0659 and carries:
- the mgtA gene encoding magnesium-translocating P-type ATPase, giving the protein MMNKKITDMKKTTKDQELRKLAILSERELMMELRTSEKGLSEEDAKQRLEEFGSNEVSAQKPTPAVIMFLEAFKDPFVYVLALLMVVSAATKDFEAAIVMGTMILASVIIAFIQEYRSQKASLNLKELIENTAAVTRAGQTKEIPMDEVVPGDIVTLATGDMIPADAVLIWTKDLFINQSSLTGESMPVEKFVDAGIDKNSESVSALDMQDLVFMGTDVLSGQGKAIILKTGQNTFFGDIAKNATTQRGKTSFDIGLSKVSKFLLRMVMILFPIVFLINGLTKGEWGEAFFFAIAVAVGLTPEMLPMIVTSNLAKGALSLSKHKVIVKELPSIQNLGSMDILCTDKTGTITEDRVVLVQHLDPIGEINNQVLDMAFLNSYYQTGWKNLMDIAVINFYEENHNQSPYHSVTKLDEIPFDFSRRRLTVVVHADGHQFMITKGAVEEMEAVCTHAEINGEIVPLTPELQKRMREVNIRMNKQGMRALAVAVKKDVHSEAVYSVDDEQGMTLIGFMGFLDPAKKSAITAIKSLHEHGVNVKVLTGDNDIVAKKVCSDVGIEVSHVVLGSEIDSMSDEQMKKEVEKTNLFAKLNPMQKSRIIETLQGNGHTVGFMGDGINDAPALRKADVGISVDTAADITKDASSIILLEKSLNVLEDGVIEGRKVFSNMMKYIKITISSNFGNVFSILMASAFLPFLPMLSIQLLIQNLIYDIAQLAIPWDKVDEEDLLKPVRWETNGLMKFTLCIGPVSSIFDIMTYAVMWFVFSANTIGSQHLFQTGWFVVGLVSQTLVVQMVRTRKLPFLQSIASPAVILSSLGAIGLGLLIVLTPIREVFDFVKLPANYWGWFILIIVLYLITVEVAKRLYIHITKEWI
- a CDS encoding TraX family protein, whose translation is MNTRNYVSGSQLKWLAIVAMLLDHSAKIIYFQTPATSAVPYVTEPNEILLFIQSIFPLFITIGRLAFPIFCFLLVEGFLHTSNTIKYGFRLAIFALISEIPYDLAFSQKLFDFEQQNVFFTLFIGLLVIMGLEKLTIFSVKNLLLAIMMISFGILFAESLHTDYGGWVGVLLIVALYLLRHFPISKCLVGALIVLQNSFFGPVAFVPIYFYNGKRGRQWKYFFYCFYPLHLLILVAIQNYLVVPYLNLA
- the pdhA gene encoding pyruvate dehydrogenase (acetyl-transferring) E1 component subunit alpha, coding for MAKAKKQKPIDFNALMEKVDADFPTFQILDKDGKIVNKDAVPDLSDDELVELMTRMVWSRVLDQRSTALNRQGRLGFFAPTAGQEASQLASQFAMEKEDYLLPGYRDVPQLVQHGLPLTEAFLWSRGHVAGNHYAPELNALPPQIIIGAQYIQAAGVALGMKKRGKKNVVFTYTGDGGSSQGDFYEAINFAGAYHANGVFIIQNNGFAISTPREKQTAAKTLAQKAVAAGIPGIVVDGMDPLAVYAIAKEAREWSVAGNGPVLIETLTYRYGPHTLSGDDPTRYRSKDMDDEWVQKDPLIRFRKYLEGKGLWSEEKENEVIEKTKEEIKVAIAEADKVPKQKVSDFLKNMFEVQPQNIKEQIAFYEAKESK
- a CDS encoding dihydrolipoyllysine-residue acetyltransferase, coding for MAYQFKLPDIGEGIAEGEIVKWFVKAGDTINEDDTLLEVQNDKSVEEIPSPVTGTVKAIVVPEGTVANVGDVLIEIDAPGHPENDAAPAAPAQEQTPAQPAATPEAPVADNGGGVFQFKLPDIGEGIAEGEIVKWFVKAGDTINEDDTLLEVQNDKSVEEIPSPVTGTVKNIVVPEGTVANVGDVLIEIDAPGHNSAPSSAPAPSAPAQTEQAAPAPAASTGVVAAADPNKRVLAMPSVRQFAREKDVDITQVAPTGKGGRVTKADIESFISGGGQAAAPAQAEQTAATPQATATTESAAPKAPAKPFVSDLGEAETREKMTPTRKAIAKAMVNSKHTAPHVTLHDEVEVSKLWDHRKKFKDVAAANGTKLTFLPYVVKALTATVQKFPILNASIDDAAQEIVYKNYYNIGIATDTDHGLYVPNVKNANTKSMFAIADEINEKAALAIEGKLTGADMRDGSITISNIGSVGGGWFTPVINYPEVAILGVGTIATQPVVNADGEIVVGRVMKLSMSFDHRIVDGATAQKAMNNIKRLLADPELLLMEG
- a CDS encoding alpha-ketoacid dehydrogenase subunit beta; amino-acid sequence: MAQKTMIQAITDALALELEKDENVLIFGEDVGKNGGVFRATEGLQEKFGEDRVFDTPLAESGIGGLAFGLALEGYRPVPEIQFFGFVFEVFDEIVGQMARTRYRMGGTRNMPITVRAPFGGGVHTPELHSDNLEGLIAQSPGIRVVIPSNPYDAKGLLISAIRSNDPVVYLEHMKLYRSFREEVPDEAYEVPLDKAAVTREGTDISIITYGAMVREAIKAADNLAKDNISAEIIDLRTVAPLDVETIIKSVEKTGRVVVVQEAQKQAGVGAMVVSEISERAVLSLEAPIGRVSAPDTIFPFGQAENIWLPNAKDIEAKAREIAEF